A genomic window from Sorex araneus isolate mSorAra2 chromosome 2, mSorAra2.pri, whole genome shotgun sequence includes:
- the LOC129402561 gene encoding zinc finger protein 420-like isoform X1, protein MCLDASQRKLYRDVMLETYRHLQAVAGHSRVKPGLITWLEGEILRPGRRSVCADLKPQLQDVAWLQFDLGTGSANMSELESSQPLWDVSNHAYWDKVSSEQSCLQSHGDAKTIGRSSEGDQNGERFLAPKKSLSGKSSEYVPLNPWTPNPPVRHSWDCERGAQFIESPSCQQDHKKSHHDQNPSKCEECGEAFPCSGHHEVSIETYSGQNPQECQQQRQTLSQVSPQLVPLNVHTGDKPGTWKECEQAFNHSSHPIIQRTVQTVERPYVCKEYGKAFTQPSSLSIPRNIHNEEKPYLCTDCGKAFLHFSSLFAHRKIHVRDKSYLCKDCGKAFTYYSNYFIHKKMHIEQKLYICKKCGKAFAHYSNLLSHGKIHTGQKSYICEVCGKAFSYPSRLIRHRESHNKEKPHTCKECGKAFAVFAYLSVHRKIHTGEKPHKCQTCGKAFIHSSALTVHMRTHSGEKPYICQDCGKAFRRSTGLTEHRRVHTGEKPYSCKECGEAFINTYSLLQHRRIHSGEKPFVCEECGKAYYYSASLRIHRKIHAGEKPYVCKECGEAFSQKRSLTQHRKIHNEEKPHLCQTCGKAFTTYSGLILHQETHIREKLYKCKECGKAYTRPTYLTMHRKSHTGANLYVCQECGKTFIKSSLLTVHMRIHTGEKPYKCKECGKAFITNSSLHEHQRLHTGEKPFVCEECGKAYRYSSSLHSHRRVHTGEKPYVCKECGKAFSEIRNLNKHRKIHSGEKPHQCQTCGKAFTLRSGLTKHMKVHTGVKSYVCKECGKAFVFSSSLSKHLKTHKR, encoded by the coding sequence GAAAGCAGCCAGCCCCTATGGGATGTCTCCAACCATGCATACTGGGACAAAGTCTCGAGTGAGCAATCTTGCCTTCAGTCCCATGGGGATGCCAAGACAATTGGAAGGTCTTCTGAGGGTGATCAGAATGGAGAGAGATTCCTAGCTCCGAAGAAGTCCTTGTCTGGAAAAAGCTCCGAGTATGTTCCACTCAATCCATGGACACCAAACCCCCCAGTGCGACATTCCTGGGACTGTGAGAGAGGAGCACAGTTTATAGAGAGTCCTTCATGCCAACAGGACCACAAGAAGAGTCACCATGACCAGAACCCGTCCAAGTGTGAGGAATGTGGGGAAGCCTTCCCGTGTTCTGGGCACCATGAGGTTTCCATAGAAACCTACAGTGGACAGAATCCCCAGGAATGTCAACAGCAAAGACAAACATTAAGTCAAGTGTCACCCCAGCTTGTCCCTCTGAACGTCCACACAGGAGATAAGCCGGGTACTTGGAAAGAGTGTGAGCAGGCCTTCAATCATTCCTCACACCCTATAATACAGAGGACAGTTCAAACTGTAGAGAGACCGTATGTATGTAAAGAGTATGGGAAGGCCTTTACCCAACCCTCAAGCCTTAGTATACCCCGGAACATTCATAATGAAGAGAAACCTTATTTATGCACCGACTGTGGAAAAGCCTTTCTTCACTTCTCAAGCCTTTTTGCGCATAGGAAAATTCACGTGCGAGACAAATCTTATTTGTGTAAGGACTGTGGGAAGGCTTTTACCTATTACTCAAACTATTTCATACACAAAAAAATGCACATTGAACAGAAATTGTATATATGTAAgaaatgtgggaaggcctttgctCATTACTCAAACCTTTTGAGTCATGGGAAAATTCACACAGGACAGAAGTCATATATATGTGAGGTCTGTGGGAAAGCTTTCAGCTACCCCTCACGCCTTATTAGACACAGGGAGAGTCATAATAAAGAGAAACCTCATACCTGTAAGGAATGCGGGAAGGCCTTTGCTGTTTTTGCTTACCTCTCTGTACACAGAaaaattcatactggagagaaacctcatAAATGTCAGacatgtggaaaggccttcatTCACTCCTCAGCCCTGACTGTGCATATGAGAACTCACAGTGGAGAGAAGCCTTATATATGTcaggactgtgggaaggcctttcGTCGGTCTACAGGACTTACTGAACATAGGAGagttcacactggagagaaaccgtatagttgtaaggaatgtggggagGCCTTCATTAACACTTACAGCCTTCTTcaacataggagaattcacagtggagagaaaccttttgtatgtgaggaatgtgggaaggcataTTATTATTCCGCAAGTCTTCGTATTCATAGGAAAATTCATGCTGGGGAGAAGccttatgtttgtaaggaatgCGGTGAGGCTTTCTCTCAAAAAAGGTCCCTGACTCAACACAGGAAAATTCATAATGAAGAGAAACCTCATCTATGTCAgacatgtgggaaggccttcactacATACTCAGGCCTTATTCTGCATCAGGAAACTCATATTCGAGAGAAACTTTATAAATGTAAGGAATGTGGAAAGGCCTATACTCGACCCACCTATCTTACTATGCATAGAAAATCTCATACTGGAGCGAATCTgtatgtatgtcaggagtgtgggaagacaTTTATTAAATCCTCACTGCTTACAGTACACatgagaattcacactggagagaaaccgtataaatgtaaggaatgtgggaaggcgtTTATTACCAACTCCAGCCTTCATGAGCATCAGAGacttcatactggagagaaaccttttgtgtgtgaggaatgtgggaaggcataTCGTTATTCCTCAAGCCTTCATAGTCATAGGAGagttcatactggagagaaaccttatgtctGTAAGGAATGCGGGAAGGCCTTCTCTGAAATTCGGAATCTGAATAAGCACAGGAAAATTCATAGTGGAGAGAAACCTCATCAATGTCAGACCTGTGGGAAAGCCTTCACTCTGCGCTCAGGCCTAACTAAGCATATGAAAGTGCATACAGGAGTTAAATCTTATGTATGTAaagagtgtgggaaggcctttgtgtTCTCTTCAAGTCTTAGTAAACATCTTAAAACTCATAAAAGATGA